The genomic window GGGAGAAGCCCTTTTCGCGGACATTCTTGCCGCCCAGCCAGGCATCGGAGATGGCGCGCAACTCGTCCATCGGCGCCTGGCCGGCATCGTGGAACTCCAGGCTCAGGCCGTCGCGCTGGCCCCGGTTCCAGGTGTAGCGCAGGTCCTTCATCTCCTTGCCCTTGCTCTCCAGGTCGAAGCGGCGCAGATCGACCCGCGCCTCCTCGCCGAGCTTGAGCGCGGTCAGGCCGATGTCCATGTACAGCGGCAGGTTCTCCGCGCGCACCTGGTAGAACACCGGGCGCGCGTGGTGCAGGTCGCAGAGGTCGCGGAACTGCCAGATCAGCTCGGCGCGCGCCTGGGCCGGGCCGACCGGGTCGAACAGTGCCACCAGGCTGCGGCCGCGGCGCGCATACATCAGGAAGGCATCGTTGCCTTCGTGGAACAGCAGGGCCTTGTCGCCGGACAGGGCCAGGCCGCCGTCAGGCTGCGCGGAATTGGCCAGGATGCCGGCGGCGATATCCAGCTCCTCGCGGGTCGGCGCATGGATCGCCGGCGGCGCGGTGCGCAGCAGCCAGTACAGCGCCAGCGCGGCCAGCAGCAGGCAGCTGCCCAGGGCGGCGCGCAGGCCGCGCGGGGCGTCGGCGTCGAGGGCGAACTGCCACCAGAGCTCCTGGCTGTAGGGCACGTCCTGGTAGGCGAACAGCAGCAGCCAGATGGACGCGGCGATGACGCAGGCGGCGGCGCCCAGGTAGAGCGGCGAGAAGGGCAGGTCCATCAGGCGGCTGCGGCGGTAGAAGGCGCTGCGGAAGATCACCAGCAGGGCGGCGGTGAAGCTCAGGATCAGCGCTTCTTCCCAGTCGAAGCCCTTGAGCAGCGACAGCCCGGCGCCGGCGATCAACAGGCCGAGGGTCAGCGCCCACGCGGCGGAAAGACGGCGCCGCAGGCCGTAGGCGAGCAGCAGGCAGAGCACGCCGATCAGGCTGGCGGCCAGGTGCGAGGCATCGATCAGGCGGTGCGGCACCAGGAAGCCGACTTCGTCCAGGCGGGTATCGATGGACGGCGTAGCGCCGGAGAACAGCAGGACGATGCCGGAGATGAACACCAACAGCGAGAGGATCTGGGCGGCGAAGCCGGAGGTGATGCGCACGGCCTGCTTGGCCACCAGGATGCGGCGCGCCTCCAGGAACAGCAGCAACAGGCACGCGACGATCAGCGGCAGCACCACGTAGATCAGGCGGTACAGCAGCAGCGCGGCGGCCAGCGGCGCGGCGCCCAGTTGGCCGGCGAAGGCCGCCAGGAGCACCGCTTCGAACACGCCGACGCCGCCCGGCACATGGCTGAGCACGCCGGCAGCCAGGGCGATCAGGTAGACCAGCAGGAAGGCGCCGAAGGGCGGTGCTTCGGGCAGCAACAGGTAGAGCACGGTGGCGGCAGCGGCCACGTCCAGCGCGGTGATCAGCAGTTGCAGCAGCGACAGGCGCAGGCCCGGCAGGCGCAGCGTGCGTTTGCCGAAGCGGACCAGGTGGCTGTCGGGGGAGGGTTGTTCCGGCAGGCGGCGGCGTTCGACGGCGACCACCAGCAGCAGGCAGAAGGCGATGATCCCCAACGCCAGCACGGCCACCAGCCATTCGGGCAGGTGCAGGGCCAGGGAAGCGTCGGACAGATCGCTCAGCGCCGCCAGCGCTGCCAGCACCGGCAAGGCGCAGCCCAGCGAAAGGCTGGCGAACAATGTC from Pseudomonas sp. GCEP-101 includes these protein-coding regions:
- the mprF gene encoding bifunctional lysylphosphatidylglycerol flippase/synthetase MprF, with the protein product MSANPATPDTPALDDAQPRAAWLEWVHANRQALGLGVTLVLFSLALIACYHLLRDIDAYSLHDALLDVPSSSLFGAFAATVVGFLFLLGYEWSASRFAGVKLPTPALLTGGFSAFAIGNAVGLSMLSGGSVRYRLYARQGLGAGDVALMTLFASLSLGCALPVLAALAALSDLSDASLALHLPEWLVAVLALGIIAFCLLLVVAVERRRLPEQPSPDSHLVRFGKRTLRLPGLRLSLLQLLITALDVAAAATVLYLLLPEAPPFGAFLLVYLIALAAGVLSHVPGGVGVFEAVLLAAFAGQLGAAPLAAALLLYRLIYVVLPLIVACLLLLFLEARRILVAKQAVRITSGFAAQILSLLVFISGIVLLFSGATPSIDTRLDEVGFLVPHRLIDASHLAASLIGVLCLLLAYGLRRRLSAAWALTLGLLIAGAGLSLLKGFDWEEALILSFTAALLVIFRSAFYRRSRLMDLPFSPLYLGAAACVIAASIWLLLFAYQDVPYSQELWWQFALDADAPRGLRAALGSCLLLAALALYWLLRTAPPAIHAPTREELDIAAGILANSAQPDGGLALSGDKALLFHEGNDAFLMYARRGRSLVALFDPVGPAQARAELIWQFRDLCDLHHARPVFYQVRAENLPLYMDIGLTALKLGEEARVDLRRFDLESKGKEMKDLRYTWNRGQRDGLSLEFHDAGQAPMDELRAISDAWLGGKNVREKGFSLGRFTPEYLHYFRVVVVRFQGRAVAFANLLETSGKELASIDLMRVAPDAPKLTMEFLMLGLILHYKESGHTRFSLGMVPLAGLQPRRGAPLTQRLGALVFRRGEQFYNFQGLRRFKDKFQPDWEPRYLAVPAGLDPLVALADTAALIAGGLSGLVKR